CAAGTCAGGAATATctcattttcctcttctctgtACATAATTAAGAATTTATTAAGTAAAGAATAAACGGAGAAAGTACAGATTAGGGATAAAATACTTCAAAAGCAGGTGCAGAAACACCATCCCAGGGGAATTGAAAGAGAAACTACAGCAGAATCGAGAAACTAAGCAAAGACACGTCCACATGTAGCAAGAAAATCACTTGATCCATTAACGGACATGGGCATATTGAAGACAATATGTTTAAAGATTATGTCAAACCCATGATCCCCTTGATTAGCTCCCTTTCTAAGTATGCCAGCCTAACTCAATTACTGGGGGTTAAGAGAGAGAATTTTCGAAATTctaaatccaaaagaaaaagatatgaACCTTCGCCATATTGGATTCACATTTCTAAAATGAACACAAAAAGAATTAATGACGACCATCAGAACTTCTAAAGGCAGTATGAGCAAGTGTACGGATtagcaaaaaaagaaacattaaATTGAGCCATGTGTGTTGGCAATAAGGGAAACAATTTGCCACAATCATGATTGATAGGAAACGACTAAGAAATTTAATACAACCTCACTTAATATCATCACCTCTAAGGCACTTGATACGCATTGAAACAAAACCCAATTCCCAATATGTTTTAgttaaaccccaaacccaaagcATACCAAGGACCTTGTCCACAAATTCCTTTATGCCCTACCTTCCTAAAGCACCCAACATGATGGCTAACAAAACATTGCAACAGGAATTAGTGTCCCCTATGCATTGGACTATCAACtatatttacaatttttttttttttgaagtaacAAAAGTTACTGAAGAAATTTATATCGCACAGAAAATACCTGACACATTAATTCCAGGGAGTTCAGCACATCAATTTCAGATTTTAACCAAAGCACATTAGTACCGTTGATTGCATGACTAACAAGGGAGTCTTCAGCACACAGGAAcaacagtagcagcaacaatCATTGCTGCACTATACACACCAGATTTTATGTAGAACCTTCAGAAGAAAAAATCAATTCATACACTCCTTGATTATCAAGTTCTGaatgaagaaaggaagggaattACCGATCAATATAgatctgataccatgttactaAATTAGAGACTTCATTAAATAGTAAACTGAAACAGAAACATATCCAAGAGAAGGGGATCTacaggagaagagaaggaagaagaagaaatgaagggaAAAGAATCACTGATCAATATAGCTCTGTTACCATGTTACTGAATCAGAGACTTCATTAAATAattaacagaaacaaaaaatagaaaacagatGCAAGCGCGGGGGATCTgcaggagaagagaaggaagaagaagaaaagatgaggaaaGAAGAACCAGATTGATAGGGTTCTGAATACCCTATGCGATCTTAAACACCTTATATTTATTAGTTATAAAAACTCTATCATTACAAGTAGCAGCCCCTGACTAATGACTATTTGCACTTGACCCCCATAAATAAACtttaattacaaaaacacctgcaatatatttttcttaacaATTATGAACTCTTGAAAATAAAGGAAGAGAGGATAAAGCATTGCACATCACTTGCATGTCATACATGTGGCAAAAGAGGGCTGTATTCTAGCTTTTTTTGATGTAGCACTTTGTGCAATAGTGCACGACcatttttaaaatgtttttagTGAACCTAATGGCTCCAAATTATTTCGTGCTGAAAGGATGAAAAGCAGTGGAGGATGAAGACTATTGGCTGCACCAGAGGCAaccaaattaaaggaaaaacattttattttgtGCTGTAGAAACCACAACTAGCATATCTTTTATTGAGCTATGATATGAAATTGCCTAATTGCAGACAGTGCATAGGGCAAAAACCGATTTGGCAGCCCTGTATTGTAGAAAAAAGGACTAAGTTATAATAAGAAGGcctaaaaaaaatctaacagaaacaaaatcaaatagGAAGGATGGCAAAATATTGCTAACTCACCAGTACAAGAATTCAATAATTgagtttcaaaaaaaatatatagaggaTAAAGCAACACACCTAGGAGGTTTCTTCTCAAGGAAATCCTGGAGTTGGGACAGAGAAGGGTTAAACAGAGAAAGTCTGGCTGCCAAAGCATCCTCAAGAGGAACAGAACCACTCATTGCCCTAGCAGTCCATTCTGCAACAGCCTTTCCAGCTCCACAGAACTCTGCCAGTTCATCGATGCCCTCATCTAGGCAGGCAGTACTATCCACATCAAAGCAGACTGCATCAGCACTTTGCCATATCTCGAGAACTTCTGCAAGTATCTCATTTAAGAGAGAGTCAATGACAATAAGACTCAAGGATTGTTATGTGGATTATCATTTAAGAACCTATTGAATATAGGGCCAAAACTTGGTCAACTATCTCAGTACCAACTGCAAATTCCAGTTATTCTAAAAGATCAGCTTACATTATAATAGATTCCCTAAGTTTTTTCAGAGATAATTCGGAAACCCATCACCTATGGGCCCATTTCTGAACGAACTTCGGGCTTTTAAACATTCATACAGATCATCAGATGAATTAAAAATCTTTCAGAATTTCATGGTACAACCTCTCGAAGGCTGAGTGTTGTTGAATTGCGCAGGAACTGCTGATTCTAAAGGCTGAACTGAAGCAGTTATGGAGGTGGCCAACCTGGGTTTTGTGCTCATCCAAAGACGATTTGTAAACAAACCCTTCGTTAAATGAAGAGGGTATGGTGGGAGAAAAATGTATTTTCGGCGAGTATGATAGGGTTGAACTGTGATGGTGCCTGTACTCGCCAACCCTTCCATCAAATTATCTGCTTGCAACAGAtcaaaaatgtcattttcaaCACTAACTCCTCACATATGAATGAAGCAAAATCGAACGCTTTAACAAACATAGAACATTCATTTCCAATTCCGATTACAAAGAGGAAGTATAAAATCTTAAAGAGAAATATAGAAAGAAGGCCCAAAGAGAAATGTGGAAAGAAAGCCCATCACAACCAAAAACATAAACTGACATAAACCACAAGCCCAGCTCCCAAAAGCCAAACAAAAAGGCCAAGCCCATactcaattcaactcaactcaggccttctcccaactaaatggggttggctacatggatcctctCTATTGAAAGCCATATTTGTTATAAGTCCTAAGACATGGATGactttcctcaccatttctcctagAGTCAATTAACGCCTGCCCcttgctcttttagctcctccaaTTTGAATCATACCTGATGTAggtcaaaacatgaagaagaaaagaccaaaatactgttcacgtgaacagtgtcacagcccatatttgccgTGGTGGGAATATTACTAGgagatcctgtggggcccaagaccagcTTACATGAAGGCTCTATTAGAGGAGTTAATTTTGTCTATGCAAGGGGGCATAATTGTCTATTATTTCAAGTCTTGGGTAAGTGGGGCTGTGGGGGCATAATTGTCTTTTGTCTTAAGTCTTTTAAAGCCTACATGCTGGAACGATGGAGCTATTTTAAAATGTGGGGACCACAAGTAAAGAGAGCTGGCAGCAACACTTAAGTCACTTAAgaagtggggtccacaaggaATCGGCTGCAGCATCTTTAAAGACTTCTAAAAGATTTGGGACTccaattagtttctattttctagaagacctagtttctaattttatagtttctattttacaaTCCTAGTTGAGTTAGAATTTCTATTCTAGACACTTTCGAATTTTATGaatcctagtttctatttctatatTGCTGCCTATTTATAAGCAAGGCTTTTAGAAGCCAATCAAACGATGTAACGAAGTTGAACTGATATTGCTTTGTGCAGGGAATTCTTATCTTGGTGAGAGGATGAAGGGCTGAGAAAGCCAAAACCCTATCCCCCTCTTCTCTATCTCCTATCTTCTATCTTCACCCTCTTCCTCCCAGTGAGTGCTACCTGTGCTGTTTCCTATTAAGAGCAACAAACTATGGATGGTTGAACCCTGTCAAGGAGGGCTACACTTGATCCCTGTTTGGACTCCAGATTGTTGCTGGTTTGCAAGATACACCCTAACCTTCTATATTCGAGTCCACTTCATATCTCAGCCTTTAGCCATCAGAATTAGTGGAATTTTGGAGCATATGATCTCTTCATCACTATCTCCACTCGACCTGAGTTTGGTAGAATTCTGCAGGCTCGTTTGGTTTGAATTCctaaactttctaattctgatttgttCCTGTTTTGATGCtctgctgcaacctatcatcgaacctactgtagagtggttcttagttgaaccccATCTACATTAATACCAGTCCTTACCAGTACATTCAAAGGTctccgttgcacatgtccatgctaCCTCAAACGAATTTCTCTCAACTTATCATGTTTCAtagctactcctaaattagctctaatttctTCCTTCCTATTctcatttttttagttttaccactcatccatctcaatgtcctcatttcagctacactaagtttgttAATATGTTGTTTTTTCACCGCTAACATTTAGCTCCATATATCATTGATGGTCTTataatccaa
The sequence above is a segment of the Telopea speciosissima isolate NSW1024214 ecotype Mountain lineage chromosome 7, Tspe_v1, whole genome shotgun sequence genome. Coding sequences within it:
- the LOC122666755 gene encoding phosphoserine phosphatase, chloroplastic-like, which codes for MEGLASTGTITVQPYHTRRKYIFLPPYPLHLTKGLFTNRLWMSTKPRLATSITASVQPLESAVPAQFNNTQPSREVLEIWQSADAVCFDVDSTACLDEGIDELAEFCGAGKAVAEWTARAMSGSVPLEDALAARLSLFNPSLSQLQDFLEKKPPRLSPGIDELIKKLKVKQTDVYLVSGGFRQMIQPVSLLLGIPPENIFANQLLFGSSGEFLGFDRSEPTSRSGGKATAVQQIREAHGYKALVMLGDGATDLEARKPGAADLFICYAGVHLREAVAANADWVVFNFQDLINSLE